A stretch of Pyrenophora tritici-repentis strain M4 chromosome 7, whole genome shotgun sequence DNA encodes these proteins:
- a CDS encoding DUF4078 multi-domain protein → MAAFVSGTARQGNDMCGAGLPRFELLTTADWNAPYRDPTSTVRGFVQLASTNRIRDIATTVIMATLYDDGSRYLSSSISSMSTSRQQASQIAKAYRQAAQLFLTRRLPEALSTIEPVITPPPVDDAEGTSSDLVGHAPVATASRGTRIKVWSFYLTFLNAVIELGAEEGKHAFGSTRWKQLVSKCRDGSIWDDVVRDGYAGVEGDVDADVVVNLATLLLTHAPSQRLNQQKLETYLSATANPTFDISSHMASPSYLEKRPGHQRQHTGTDTPRDLEKRIKLLELYTLHVLPRNEEWDYAREFISMSEVLDDERKDAFLLALHSLKEEKEDTEAREEKLRQQQQEQMEERRKETEAKRLEQSRAEDERRKREEENRRQPRGSDDRLRKPMPTPQPTPSQSSRTSRTPAKKPITPPPGFYHRASTMFANLQAMISNTAHQMTANPMAFFRTLLFILAFGLAFGKRDLRERILRIMRNAWEKIRKTVGMGVKVSYI, encoded by the exons ATGGCTGCATTTGTCTCGGGAACGGCGCGCCAAGGCAATGACATGTGCGGAGCCGGACTGCCGAGGTTCGAATTGTTGACAACGGCAGACTGGAATGCACCATACCGAGACCCGACTTCCACCGTCAGGGGGTTTGTCCAGCTCGCCAGCACAAATCGCATAAGAGATATCGCGACCACAGTAATCATGGCGACTCTGTATGATGACGGGTCGCGCTACCTGTCTTCGTCGATTTCATCCATGTCGACGTCGCGACAACAGGCCTCGCAGATCGCCAAAGCCTACCGACAGGCCGCCCAATTGTTTCTGACGCGCCGCCTTCCCGAAGCGCTTTCGACTATTGAGCCCGTCATCACCCCGCCGCCTGTTGACGATGCGGAAGGAACCAGCAGCGACCTCGTGGGTCACGCTCCCGTCGCAACCGCGTCACGGGGAACCCGTATCAAGGTGTGGAGCTTCTACCTTACCTTTCTCAACGCTGTGATAGAGCTGGGGGCCGAAGAGGGAAAGCACGCGTTCGGAAGCACGCGGTGGAAGCAGCTGGTATCCAAATGTCGCGACGGAAGCATCTGGGACGACGTGGTGCGGGACGGATATGCCGGTGTCGAGGGCGACGTGGATGCAGACGTTGTAGTCAACCT AGCGACACTGCTCCTCACCCATGCGCCATCTCAGAGGCTGAATCAGCAAAAGCTCGAAACATATCTCTCCGCCACCGCCAACCCGACTTTTGACATTTCCTCGCACATGGCCTCTCCTTCGTATCTCGAGAAGCGCCCAGGTCACCAAAGGCAGCACACCGGTACCGATACCCCACGCGACCTGGAAAAGCGAATCAAGCTACTCGAGCTCTACACCCTGCACGTCCTGCCAAGGAACGAGGAATGGGACTACGCCCGCGAGTTTATCAGCATGTCCGAGGTCCTGGATGACGAGCGCAAGGACGCTTTCCTACTCGCCCTGCACTCCCTCaaggaagagaaggaagacaCGGAAGCACGCGAGGAAAAGTTGCGCCAGCAACAGCAAGAGCAAATGGAGGAACGTCGCAAAGAGACCGAGGCAAAGCGCCTCGAGCAGTCGCGTGCTGAGGACGAGCGGAGAAAGCGCGAGGAGGAGAACAGACGGCAGCCGCGCGGCTCAGACGACCGCTTACGCAAACCCATGCCTACTCCCCAGCCCACGCCGTCCCAGTCCTCCCGAACCTCACGCACTCCCGCTAAGAAACCCATCACACCTCCGCCTGGTTTCTACCATCGCGCCTCAACCATGTTTGCAAACCTGCAAGCCATGATATCGAATACAGCGCATCAGATGACGGCAAATCCCATGGCCTTCTTCCGCACCTTACTCTTCATCTTAGCTTTCGGACTAGCATTCGGCAAGAGAGACTTGCGGGAGAGGATACTGCGCATCATGCGGAATGCGTGGGAGAAAATTCGAAAGACCGTAGGCATGGGTGTCAAGGTTTCCTACATCTAA
- a CDS encoding CAF1 family ribonuclease: MDVDAASFPHHLLGLMVNISEADFVSFDLELSGIPSRIQDKPARGSGRLTLEERYAETKMGADRYQILQVGITCARFDYIADKYVLRPYNISISPLLDERLDFEREVRFQTGACTFLLNNGFDLGAPFAKGVQYLSREEAERAKQMAWDRLDNKNPIPDLQLKEEDVESLDFMRRIREAIKTWKTSKALHLDVTTHTGLPDKPAMPVITRFEKRLVHQLVRAEFPELVTIGRSECVRIVDLDPVREADNMRRIKNRVRESIVRQTGFRWVFEALVKGGAVDRADLLYVARTTGMPMTADMYAIRDRYDRAVERLKTKQPVLVGHNMFTDIVYLYRTFVGQLPDTLQGFQDAIHGLFPKIIDTKYLATHAEGDLNASPTLQDIAMRLNTQPLPHIITHADYPKYQDTEAFHEAGYDSLLTATIMIKLAAKLGAERGEEVPAPLSGIPLGKSKTSTPEPNPTISDEIKTPAEDSAEYIEDMVKDGREKVQKPVPLPPVEKPKPAKANKRTQNKKGGKKNKETEQRRFETRNMFDSLREMTLNPETGSSSNEDEPRHDSHIQDNQSATWDKQAEATGSWENDVHVQDKTGWVPVEQVKRQSGELIPAFNSKFWCEFGNTLRVFGTEEAVLKIADWED, encoded by the exons ATGGACGTCGACGCGGCTTCCTTCCCCCACCACCTGCTGGGTCTCATGGTAAATATCTCAGAGGCCGACTTCGTATCCTTTGATTTGGAGCTATCAGGCATCCCTTCGCGGATACAGGACAAACCTGCACGTGGCTCCGGACGCTTGACCTTGGAAGAGCGCTATGCCGAGACTAAGATGGGAGCGGACCGTTACCAGATCCTACAAGTAGGCATCACGTGTGCCAGATTCGACTACATTGCCGACAAATATGTTTTGCGGCCTTACAACATCAGCATCAGTCCATTACTCGACGAGCGACTGGACTTCGAGCGCGAAGTCAGATTTCAAACTGGCGCCTGCACATTTCTCCTCAACAATGGCTTCGACTTGGGCGCTCCTTTCGCAAAGGGCGTGCAGTATCTCTCACGAGAAGAGGCCGAGCGAGCGAAGCAGATGGCATGGGATCGCCTGGACAACAAGAACCCCATTCCTGATCTTCAACTCAAGGAGGAGGACGTTGAGTCGCTTGACTTTATGCGCCGTATCAGGGAGGCCATCAAGACGTGGAAGACCAGTAAGGCTTTGCATTTGGACGTGACAACCCATACCGGCCTTCCTGATAAGCCTGCCATGCCTGTCATCACCCGATTCGAAAAACGCCTCGTACATCAGCTTGTCCGCGCCGAATTTCCAGAATTGGTCACCATAGGCCGCTCAGAATGTGTTCGCATTGTCGACTTGGATCCGGTGCGCGAGGCAGACAACATGCGCAGAATCAAGAACCGCGTCAGGGAATCCATAGTTCGCCAAACAGGCTTTCGTTGGGTCTTCGAGGCTCTTGTCAAGGGTGGTGCTGTCGATCGTGCAGATCTGCTGTACGTTGCACGCACTACAGGTATGCCAATGACAGCCGACATGTACGCCATACGAGACAGATACGACAGGGCTGTAGAGAGGCTCAAGACTAAACAGCCTGTACTCGTCGGTCACAACATGTTCACCGACATCGTCTATCTATACCGCACTTTTGTTGGACAACTACCA GACACGCTGCAAGGCTTCCAGGACGCCATCCATGGACTATTTCCCAAGATTATAGACACAAAGTACCTAGCTACGCATGCTGAAGGTGACCTCAACGCCTCGCCTACGCTACAAGACATCGCAATGCGTCTCAACACTCAGCCTCTGCCACACATCATCACTCACGCCGACTACCCCAAGTACCAGGATACTGAAGCTTTCCACGAAGCCGGGTACGATAGCCTCTTGACCGCTACAATCATGATCAAGCTGGCGGCTAAACTTGGTGCTGAACGTGGAGAGGAGGTACCCGCGCCGTTGTCGGGTATTCCTCTGGGCAAATCTAAAACTTCAACGCCCGAACCCAACCCGACCATTTCAGACGAAATCAAAACGCCAGCTGAAGACTCTGCAGAATACATCGAGGACATGGTGAAGGATGGACGCGAAAAAGTGCAGAAGCCAGTGCCGCTCCCACCAGTCGAAAAACCAAAGCCTGCGAAAGCGAACAAGCGCACGCAGAACAAAAAAGGTGGCAAAAAGAACAAGGAAACAGAGCAACGACGGTTCGAAACAAGAAACATGTTCGACAGTCTTCGAGAAATGACGCTGAACCCCGAAACTGGCTCATCTTCCAACGAAGACGAGCCTCGCCATGACAGCCATATCCAGGACAATCAGTCAGCCACGTGGGACAAGCAGGCAGAAGCTACCGGATCATGGGAAAATGATGTACATGTCCAGGATAAGACAGGCTGGGTGCCTGTGGAACAGGTCAAACGACAGTCGGGGGAGCTCATTCCCGCCTTCAACTCAAAATTTTGGTGCGAATTTGGGAATACCCTGCGTGTCTTCGGTACGGAAGAAGCTGTGCTGAAAATTGCGGATTGGGAAGATTAA
- a CDS encoding SufI, putative multicopper oxidase produces MEEFNTTIHWHGLSQRTAPFSDGTPVSQWPIAPHKCFDYEIHPEEQDAGTYFYHSHVGFQAISAAGPLIVEDFGLSPYQYDEERIVFVQDYYNKTDEVIEKGLLAIPFVWSGEVNAVLINGIGVATGQQAGQAHCELPVIDVEPGKTYRFRFVGATIISIVKFGIEDHPKWDVIEADGSYTKPTTADHIQVSSGQRFDALLRTKSAAELGSKTEYIIQFETRDRPAVYTGFAILRYPGSNNKTTTAPTVGPLHLPNTTYDWLAYALEPFAPNNFPTAAEVTRRIHITMAQIRQSLTVWQLDGLNWTESSPKNTPPYLVSIYKNGRAAMPNYTAAIENGGWDPHTLTWPAKLGEVLEIIVENTGSAINNSGGLDYHPIHLHGKHFHHIGEGFGPYDPVENERKLANYTPVLRDTVNLYRPSPKGVTGQVSSWTGMRLRVEAAGVWLLHCHIAQHMIMGMQSAWIMGDYDDIAGIPYRGAEGYLDFGGNAYASDSEDTPWPQAYHNFD; encoded by the exons ATGGAAGAGTTCAATACCACCATT CATTGGCACGGCCTCAGCCAGCGAACTGCACCGTTCAGTGACGGCACGCCCGTTAGTCAATGGCCGATCGCACCCCACAAGTGCTTCGACTACGAGATTCATCCCGAGGAGCAGGATGCTGGAACTTACTTTTACCACTCTCACGTTGGCTTCCAGGCCATTTCTGCCGCTGGACCGCTCATTGTCGAGGATTTTGGACTATCCCCCTACCAATACGATGAGGAGCGAATTGTCTTTGTACAAGACTACTACAACAAAACCGATGAGGTGATTGAGAAGGGACTTCTTGCAATACCGTTTGTCTGGTCTGGCGAGGTGAATGCAGTGCTGATCAACGGTATCGGTGTCGCGACTGGCCAGCAAGCTGGCCAAGCGCACTGCGAACTTCCAGTCATCGATGTGGAGCCCGGAAAGACGTACCGCTTTCGGTTCGTAGGTGCAACAATCATCTCAATCGTCAAATTTGGCATTGAGGACCACCCCAAATGGGACGTTATAGAGGCCGACGGCAGCTATACGAAACCGACCACAGCCGACCACATTCAAGTCTCGTCGGGCCAACGCTTTGACGCACTTCTTCGTACAAAGTCTGCCGCTGAACTCGGCTCAAAGACTGAATATATAATCCAATTCGAAACGCGCGACCGACCGGCCGTCTACACCGGCTTTGCCATCCTCCGCTACCCTGGTTCCAACAACAAGACAACAACTGCCCCTACCGTCGGCCCTCTCCACCTTCCAAACACGACCTACGACTGGCTTGCATACGCTCTTGAGCCCTTCGCCCCCAACAACTTCCCTACGGCAGCCGAAGTAACTCGTCGCATACACATCACCATGGCGCAGATCCGGCAATCCCTGACCGTCTGGCAGCTCGACGGTCTAAACTGGACCGAATCCTCGCCGAAGAACACACCTCCCTATCTCGTCTCCATCTACAAGAACGGCCGCGCGGCAATGCCAAATTACACAGCCGCAATCGAAAACGGCGGCTGGGACCCCCACACCCTCACATGGCCCGCCAAACTCGGCGAAGTGCTAGAAATTATCGTCGAAAACACGGGCTCCGCCATCAACAACTCCGGTGGCCTAGACTACCACCCTATACATCTCCACGGCAAACACTTCCACCACATCGGCGAAGGCTTCGGCCCCTACGACCCCGTCGAGAACGAGCGCAAACTCGCCAATTACACCCCCGTCCTGCGCGATACCGTCAACCTCTACCGACCCAGTCCCAAAGGCGTTACCGGACAAGTATCCAGCTGGACCGGAATGAGGCTTCGAGTTGAGGCTGCTGGCGTGTGGCTGCTACATTGCCACATTGCGCAGCACATGATTATGGGCATGCAGAGTGCATGGATTATGGGTGATTACGATGATATCGCGGGTATTCCTTACAGGGGTGCTGAGGGCTATCTGGATTTTGGCGGTAATGCGTATGCCAGTGATAGCGAGGATACTCCGTGGCCGCAAGCCTATCATAATTTCGACTAG
- a CDS encoding Dimer-Tnp-hAT domain containing protein: MPLRNLKRAAEGTPGPHGPHKRAKTAKGSASQPILMDDSQPELSIRTSPRKALAAAASQATEDAPFESQLRDAIPEATIQPPAEGSRAATEATSEAIEGGDDTGFDDEFTDNFDGIDWKRLPRFTKPLRTLKRNKSWVYQYGYRVASLREPHRTFFVCKYCHHRKIFCAYPEVTKSTSNAINHLAQKLLGHGYDRKGKLDSITLPRGQTTLKMMTEGGVDVPQGVANELGNFDVQRFRYAAVTWLVDNNHPLREFETPAFRQMIEFANPEAADALWVSHNSVASFVMRLYRYMEPQVVQMLSSAISKIHISFDGWTTKGGKRGFFGVVAHFADADGTIRDLPIALPQLTGAHTGERIAEVVGNIIDVFGITRSQLGYFVLDNAYANDTAVTKLAQRFEFTASHHRLRCGPHTLNLVGQMIIFGFDKDAYDNDQDEHKTEAAYLQEWRQQGPLGVLIDIINYIQTPQQHDLFADCQRRVNAKAPDQKQEILEPVKPVVTRWNSFHDTFVRAAKLHNAVDEYAQSHIERTMGADAYARSRNNKLTKVPAWMRSNGLTADDWAVITQYISVLEPLKEATKRLEARGKAGRFGAIYEVIPVFEAVLAVYEQLLKNHESVDYNANSAPEDHLPINLRAAWAKLNAYYTKLDESPAYFAATCLHPYYKNYCENSWRDKPSWLEANNAGLKQLWAFYKPQIQRQSRPPVRLSSGINDAINALVNAEPYGIVEVTEMDELERWRRFELRWTQEQFEQGSNPVSYWISLRPKYPNLARMAIDILTIPASSCECERLFSELGDLLEPRRRKIGSQLLAAIQCIRSWRDAGFKPPSDYNSGDVTDAEVAAIYEICKWDSEA; the protein is encoded by the coding sequence ATGCCGCTTCGTAACCTAAAACGCGCCGCCGAGGGCACCCCCGGCCCCCACGGCCCCCACAAGCGCGCCAAAACAGCTAAAGGCAGTGCATCGCAGCCTATCCTGATGGACGATTCGCAGCCTGAGCTGTCTATCCGCACCTCGCCACGTAAAGccctagctgctgcagcaaGCCAGGCCACCGAAGACGCGCCGTTCGAGTCGCAGTTGCGCGACGCTATACCAGAAGCTACTATACAACCGCCGGCCGAGGGTAGTAGGGCTGCTACGGAGGCTACAAGTGAGGCTATCGAAGGCGGGGATGATACTGGCTTTGATGACGAGTTTACGgacaactttgacggcattgatTGGAAGCGTTTACCGCGTTTTACGAAGCCGCTGCGTACGTTGAAGCGCAACAAAAGTTGGGTATATCAGTACGGTTACCGCGTTGCCTCTCTCCGTGAGCCTCATCGTACGTTCTTTGtttgcaaatactgccatcATCGTAAGATCTTTTGCGCCTATCCAGAGGTTACAAAGTCGACCAGTAACGCTATCAACCACCTCGCGCAGAAGCTACTTGGCCACGGCTACGATCGCAAGGGCAAACTGGATTCGATTACACTACCGCGAGGCCAAACGACGCTTAAGATGATGACCGAGGGCGGTGTCGATGTACCTCAAGGCGTCGCTAACGAGCTcggaaacttcgacgtacagcGCTTTCGATACGCCGCTGTTACGTGGCTTGTCGACAATAACCACCCTCTCCGCGAGTTCGAAACGCCTGCGTTTAGGCAGATGATAGAGTTTGCCAACCCGGAGGCAGCTGACGCGCTGTGGGTAAGTCACAACAGTGTAGCTAGCTTCGTGATGAGGCTGTATCGCTATATGGAGCCGCAGGTTGTTCAGATGCTCTCGTCGGCTATTAGTAAaatccatataagcttcgatggctggacgacaaaaggcggcaagcgcggcttctttggagttgTTGCTCATTTTGCTGACGCCGACGGCACTATCAGGGACCTACCTAtcgcgctgcctcagcttacgggcgcccacacgggcgagaggatagctgAAGTTGTTGGCAATATAATCGATGTCTTCGGTATAACACGTAGCCAGcttgggtactttgtgctcgacaACGCGTACGCTAACGACACCGCCGTCACCAAACTCGCCCAACGCTTTGAATTTACAGCAAGCCAtcaccgcctccgctgcggccctcacacacTTAACTTAGTCGGACAGATGATTATCTTCGGCTTTGATAAGGACGCGTACGATAATGATCAGGACGAGCACAAAACAGAGGCAGCCTACCTACAAGAATGGCGGCAGCAAGGTCCGCTTGGTGTACTaatcgatatcatcaacTACATCCAAACACCGCAACAACACGATCTTTTTGCCGATTGCCAGCGCCGTGTTAACGCTAAGGCTCCCGACCAAAAGCAGGAAATACTCGAGCCGGTAAAGCCAGTCGTCACGCGCTGGAACAGCTTTCACGACACCTTTGTACGCGCCGCAAAACTCCATAACGCCGTTGATGAGTACGCCCAAAGCCACATCGAAAGGACGATGGGCGCCGACGCGTACGCGCGTAGCCGTAACAATAAGCTCACTAAAGTACCAGCTTGGATGAGATCTAATGGGCTTACGGCTGACGATTGGGCGGTAATAACCCAGTATATATCAGTGTTGGAGCCGCTAAAGGAGGCgacaaaacggcttgaagctCGCGGTAAAGCTGGCCGTTTCGGCGCGATATACGAGGTTATACCTGTCTTCGAAGCTGTACTTGCCGTGTACGAGCAGCTACTTAAAAACCACGAAAGCGTCGACTATAATGCCAATAGCGCGCCAGAAGATCACCTTCCTATCAACCTACGCGCAGCTTGGGCAAAGCTTAACGCGTATTACACTAAGCTCGACGAATCACCCGCATACTTTGCcgctacctgcctccacccatactacaagaactactgtgagaacagctggcgcgacaaaccgaGCTGGCTTGAGGCAAACAACGCTGGGTTGAAACAACTTTGGGCGTTCTATAAGCCGCAAATACAGCGCCAAAGTCGCCCACCAGTGCGGCTCTCAAGCGGTATCAacgacgccatcaacgcgcTCGTTAATGCGGAGCCTTATGGCATTGTTGAGGTGACAGAGATGGATGAGCTGGAGCGTTGGCGACGGTTTGAACTCCGctggacgcaggagcagttcGAACAAGGTAGTAATCCTGTTAGCTATTGGATAAGCCTACGCCCAAAGTATCCTAACCTAGCGCGTATGGCGATCGATATATTAACAATACCAGCCTCAAGTTGTGAGTGCGAGCGGCTGTTCAGCGAGCTCGGTGATTTATTAGAGCCAAGGCGACGCAAAATTGGGTCACAACTGCTTGCAGCAATACAGTGTATACGAAGCTGGCGCGACGCTGGCTTTAAGCCTCCATCTGATTACAACTCAGGCGATGTAACTGACGCTGAGGTAGCTGCAATATACGAAATATGCAAGTGGGACAGCGAAGCTTAG
- a CDS encoding Dimer-Tnp-hAT domain containing protein, which produces MPAKRTRVNALEIATTSKRPRVAARHRGTASQPVLVDTRPFSPSPPPPPLSPRQALVAAPQAPNFEATLRESRAEETIIPPPEGSEHATVAASGAASEAVDEGFVWVEDKYDGFNWSRYPKHCKPPTSLSNRASWVYSHSYRIALRSNVAKVTWICHYCYKHKFTTVGRGIHDVSQSPSAPARHLGEDKKGHGLKPPSKRTTVAPRKETLLERALQKGCSQAVANELTNFNIQEFRLAAVTWLVENNLPLSQFESSSFRNMIQLASVEAERALWASHNSVSRYVIRLYNYLLPKVVASLSESMSKVHISFDGWTTKGGKRGYLGIVAHYVDSSGELRDLPIALPQLTGAHTGEAMAEVVMAIFKQFEITVGKLGYFVLDNAHNNNTTINTLALQMGFSATERRLRCGPHTLNLIGQMLLWGEEKESYDNEETERVNEAENMATWRGDGPLGVLLAVINYIKTPQQYALFEKYQKLAIRDQPVNAPTEQHKIKEPVKPVVTRWNSYVSCFERAVELQLAVNGYANYHIQKIETEDAYARSRNNKLPAAPDWMRSDGINAHDWQVIAEYIDVLRPLKQATKRLEGRGKSGAFGAIAEVIPVFEYLLGVYEDRLQSYEDVIHDEHTESPEDHLAINLRAALVKAREYYNKLDLSPAYYAATILHPRYKSYLDAAWADKPDWLESSNRKFQHLWAEYKSLPKPRLRPKVRHNDIDDAINSFIEPAGLTENEEDEYEAWKRSEPIASEGVDPIKYWVGLRDRYPSLSKFAIDMLSIPGSSCECERLFSELGDLLEPRRRSISPQLLAAIQCDRRWIRAGFGSGEVPVKEAISDEEMDAKYGVHKWDIS; this is translated from the coding sequence atgccagcaaaaagaacacgcgttaatgctctagaaatcgcgacaacttcgaagcgccctagagtcgcagcgcgtcatcgcgggactgccagccaacctgtgctagtcgatactcggccattctcaccatctccacctcctccaccgctgtcgccgcgtcaagctctcgtcgccgcgccacaagcaccaaattttgaagcgaccctccgagagtcgcgcgccgaagagacaatcatcccaccacctgagggcagcgagcatgccactgttgcagcttcaggagcagctagcgaggctgtcgacgagggtttcgtatgggtagaggacaaatacgacggctttaattggagtcgctacccaaagcactgcaagccgcccacatcactttcgaaccgagcaagctgggtatacagccatagctatcgcatcgccttgcgcagcaacgtcgcaaaagtcacgtggatctgccactattgctataagcacaagttcactactgttggccgtggcatacatgacgtctcgcagtctccatcagcgccagcacgtcatctcggagaagacaagaaaggtcatggcttgaagcctccaagtaagcgcactaccgtcgctcctcggaaagaaactctcctcgaacgcgcccttcagaagggctgctctcaggctgttgccaacgagcttaccaacttcaatatacaagagtttaggcttgcggccgtcacctggctcgtcgaaaacaacctcccactctcacaattcgaatcatcgtcttttcgcaatatgatacaattagctagcgtagaggcagaacgagccctgtgggcatctcataacagcgtctcacgatacgttatacgcctgtacaactacctgttaccaaaggttgtcgcaagcctttcagaatcaatgagcaaagtccatataagctttgacggatggacgacaaaaggtggcaagcgcggttacttaggtatcgtcgcccactacgttgatagctctggcgagctcagggacttgcctattgcgctcccacaactgacaggtgcccacaccggcgaggccatggctgaggtcgtgatggcaatattcaagcagttcgaaatcactgtgggcaagctcggttacttcgtcctcgacaacgcacataacaacaacaccacgatcaacactctcgccttgcagatgggcttcagcgctaccgagcgtcgccttcgctgcggtcctcatacgcttaatctcattggccagatgctactctggggtgaggagaaagagtcctacgacaacgaggagactgagcgcgtgaacgaagctgagaacatggctacttggcgaggcgatggaccattaggagtgcttctcgcggttatcaactacatcaaaacaccacaacagtacgctctttttgagaagtatcagaagctcgctattagggaccagcctgtcaacgcgccaacagaacagcacaaaatcaaggagcccgtcaagccagttgttactcgctggaactcttacgtttcgtgttttgagcgcgctgttgagttgcaattagcggttaatgggtacgccaactaccatattcagaagattgaaactgaagacgcgtacgcccgaagtcgtaacaacaagctgcctgcagcgccggattggatgaggtctgatgggatcaatgcccatgactggcaggtgattgctgagtatattgatgtgctcaggccactgaaacaagctacaaaacggcttgaaggccgcggcaaaagcggtgcttttggagcaatcgctgaggttattccagtatttgaatacttacttggagtctatgaggaccgcttgcaaagctatgaagacgtcattcacgatgagcatacagagtcacccgaagaccaccttgctatcaacctccgcgctgccctagttaaagcccgcgagtactacaacaagctcgacctctcgccagcttactatgctgctacaatccttcatcctcgctacaaaagctaccttgacgcagcgtgggcggataagcctgattggctagagagcagcaaccgcaagtttcaacatttgtgggcggagtacaaaagcttaccgaagccgcgcttacgccccaaagtcaggcacaatgatatagacgacgctatcaacagctttattgagcctgcagggcttacggagaacgaggaggatgaatatgaggcttggaaacgcagcgaaccgatcgctagcgagggcgtcgaccctataaaatactgggtaggactccgcgatcgctaccccagccttagcaaatttgctatcgacatgctatcaatcccaggctcaagctgtgagtgtgagcgcttattcagcgagctgggtgacctcctcgagccccgtcggcgcagcatttctccgcaacttctagcagcaatacagtgcgatcgacgatggataagagctggatttggcagtggtgaggtgcctgtaaaggaggctatcagcgatgaggagatggacgcgaaatacggtgtacataagtgggatattagctga